In the genome of Curtobacterium sp. MCLR17_036, the window CGGCGGCGGTGGCCACCGGGTCGTCGGCGGCCTCGAAGTGGAACGTGACGCTCGACGCACCGGTCTCGGCGTACTTCGGGGCCTCGGTGTCGGCGTCGGTGATCATGAGGTGGACGTCGAGCGGCACCGGCGACACCTGCTGCAGGCGCTGCACGATCGGCAGCCCGAGGGTCAGGTTCGGCACGAAGTGGTTGTCCATCACGTCGACGTGCACCAGGTCGGCGGTCTCGATGCGGTGCAGCTCCCGCTCGAGGTTCGCGAAGTCGGCGGACAGGATGCTCGGCGAGATGCGGATCGTCACGCGTCGAGCCTACCGGCGTGCGCCTGCCCGGCCGCCCCGCACCGGTGCCCGCCACACCGTTCCGGGCGGACTCAGCCGGTGCCGAGGGCGCGCGTGCCGAGGGCGCGCGTGCCGAGGTCGGACCGGAGCATCGTCCCGAGTGCTGCTTCGACGAGCCACTCGCCCTGGGGGCGGTCGATCCGGCGCGACACGACGAGGGCCGCGATCCCCTGCATGGTCGCGGCGAACAGGAGCTTGAACGTGGTCCGGGGGTCGTCGCCGGGCTCGACCGGTGCGGTGCCGAGCGCACCGTCGAGCACGGCGAACAGCGACTCGGCAGCGGTCCGCACGGACCCGGACCGGCCGGTCGTCGACGCCTGGAACATGAGGTCCATGAGCGCCGCGTCGTCGACTGCGAAGTCGACGTACGCCAGGGCGACCCGGCGGAACCGCTCGTCGAGGTCGCCCGAGCCGGAGAGTGCCCGGCGCACCGCGGTGGTCAGTCGCTCGAAGCCGAGCACGGCGAGGGCGTCG includes:
- a CDS encoding TetR/AcrR family transcriptional regulator — translated: MPERPFHHGNLRAVLLDEAVQVLREDGVDGLSLRDLARRAGVSHGAPRSHFVDRQALLDALAVLGFERLTTAVRRALSGSGDLDERFRRVALAYVDFAVDDAALMDLMFQASTTGRSGSVRTAAESLFAVLDGALGTAPVEPGDDPRTTFKLLFAATMQGIAALVVSRRIDRPQGEWLVEAALGTMLRSDLGTRALGTRALGTG